A stretch of DNA from Flavobacterium lipolyticum:
GACCTTTGTGGTACTATAGTAGTTATCGTGGTATAGTGGAATAAAAGTAATAAATTTCTTCTAAATTACAGGTATTGAAATTTATTTTATAATGATTTTTTTACAAAAACTTTAAATGATGGATTATTTTTAGCTTGTTTGTAAAAAAATACTTCTTTTTTTATGGTTTTTATATTTTTTCTAAATTCGTTCGTACTGTTATTTAATGTATTTGTTTCATTTTTGGATAAGTACGATGAGAATTTTACTTCTAAAATAGAGCTCAGTGTTTCAATTAGAGCGAATTAAAACTTAAATGTACCTTTTAGTATTTATAAAAATCTACGGTATTTTGCAGGAAAAATTACGGTTATTTGCATGAAAAATCTGATCACTTGCGTTAGGTGACCTCTAAAACTAACGAAGAAAATTGTTGTTGTTGGTATTGATTTGAAATACAGTAAAGCAGCGAAAGCTTTCTCTTTTGATTGAAAATAAAAAGATTAATCTCGCTGTAAAAAAGTTTTGAAGCTAAACTTTTAGGGGGGGATTTTTAGGTTTTTTCTGTTTTATGAAATTGTAGTGAGAGCTGGATTCGAACCTTATGTTGTAATTAATATAGGAAAATTATAATATTCTGAAACAGTGATTAAATTTCTTTAAGATTGTCTTTATAAGTACGGCCAATTGGCAACTCTCTGCCATCTTTGAGCTGTACCATGCGTGAATTGAATGATTTTACGTGGTTTTTTAAAACCAAATAAGACTTATGTATTCTGATAAACCCCAGGTGACGGTGCATTTCCTCAAACTTTGCCATGCGTTCTAATACCATATGGTTTTTGTAACGGGATACAATTCTAAGGTATTCGCCAAATCCTTCTATCCAAAAAATATCATCCAGCTTGACTTTGTTTACAATATAATCTGATTTAAACATAATATAGTCCTCAGCAATATCTTTAGACTTTATAAAATGGTGGTATTCTTTGGCTTTGGTAATGGCTTTTTCAAAACGTTCAAAGCTTATGGGTTTTATAAGATAATCTACCACATCAAGTTCAAATGCTTTGGCTGCATGTTGTTCTTCAGCGGTTATAAAAATGCAGAGTGGCTTGTTGGGTGTATTTTGCAGTAACTCTATGCCGTTGATGCCGGGCATATTAATGTCAAGGATAAGCAAGTCAACTTCATTTTGCTGTAAAAAAATGATGGCTTCCTGTGGATTGCTAAAGGTAGCGAGCAGGTTAACACCAGCAGTATTGGCACAGTAGTTTCTTATTAGCTCCAGCGCAAGGTATTCATCATCTACGCCTACAGCCTGCAATTGTTTCATAATTTAATTTTGAGAGTAGAAAAGTACGTCTTATTTAATAATTCGTCAAACAATTGATAATTTTCTGCATATTTCATGGTGAGGATTTTTTTCAGGGCAACGAGCCCCATTCCGTTATATCCATTATGGTTATTAAACTGAATCTTGTCCGGCACAGAATTTTCTATCCTGAATACGAAGGTATCCTCAACCTTATCAAAGTTCACCTTAATATAGGCTTCCTTATCTGCTCCAATACCGGAATGTTTAAGTGCATTTTCAAAAAGTGTAAAATAGATAGAAGGAGGAACCTCTACCTGTTCCTGTACTTCACTATCATTTAGTTCAAATACGATGTTCAGGGTATTATTGTACTTGAGCTGGTACAAACCTGCGAGAGCCTTCATCATTTCGAACTCTTTGTGTATCGCAATCGTTTTTTTATCGGTTTCGTATATAACATATTGCAACAGCTGGCTTAACTGTAGTATCGCTTCGGTCGTATTACCATGCTGGTTGTAACTGCCTGCGTAAATGTTGTTAAGGGTGTTGAGTAAAAAGTGGGGGTTTATTTTTGACTTCATGAGGTTGAGGTCGGTCTCATTTTTTTTTACCTCAAGGTCGAGATAGTCATATTCGATTAAGAACTTATGCCTTGATATTCCTAAAAAAGAGGCAACTAAAATTACGATGCTTTGTGAACTGTACACACTGATCAAAAACAATGGTTGGTCTTGTACTGCATCGCCCTCCTGAGAAAATTCAGGTTCAACAAGCAGTCTTAGCAACGTTGTAGATATAAATAATATCAGTGCATATAACAGGTATTCAGGATACTTGTTGGTTTGGTAATAGGCGGGAACTAAATAGGCATAACAAACAAAATATAATACCGTATTAACAGCCATAATAAAAAGTATTCTATACAACGCAAAAGGCATTTCGATAAAATAGAGCGTCGAAATTACCAGAAAGGTGGTGTATATCACAAAGAACAGGACGTGTTGAAACCGGATAAGGTTTGTCCATTGTTTCTTCATGAGACTGCCTATAATCTTTTGTTCAAACAGTAATCGGAAAGCCACAAGGAGGATAATGATGTTTATTAGTAAAACCATACTTTTTTGTGTTAAAAATTATTCACCCTTTAAAATTATATCATTAAAAATACAAATATCATTATTTTAAAACAGGCACTTTGCGTTGTTTGTTTATTAAATGAGTCGTTCGTTGAAAATTACTTTTTTGAAAAAATCAATCGTATACTTTTACCTCAGACAAATAAATTAACGATTTATCAAAATGTATAGAAAATATATATCAATCCTGTTTTTTTTAATGATTTTTTCTACGAAAGCAGTAGCGCAACAAGATAATTTTAACATGTGGCTGCAATATACAATGTCCGCAAAATTAAGCGAAAAGTACAGCTTTACGGCGCTTTCTCAATATCGGGCATACGATTTAGTAATGGATTCACGTCTTTTTTTAGTTTCTACCTATCTGGAAAGAAAGTTAGATCATGATCTTTATCCGGCTGTGGGGTATATGTTTTTGGTACTTCAGCCTTATACCAGCGATACGGATAAAAAGCTGCGTTATGAAAACAGACCGTTTCAACAGTTAACGATCAAAAATAAAATTGGCCGCACCACATTATTACACCGTTATCGTGTCGAAGAACGTTTCTTAACCAACCCGGATGATTTTGTGGTGAGATTGCGTTATCTCCTATCGTTAAAAATTCCATTGGGTAAAGAAGAAGGGAAGAATCTCTTATATGGTATTCTGAAAAATGAAATCAGGATGAATGTAGTAAAGAAGGACCAATTTGACAGTAACAGGATTACTGCCGGATTGGGGATTAACTTAGGCAAACAATCAGCCATAGAACTTTCATTTGTCAATCAGGTAAGTCCCGATGATACGAGTAATTATGTGTTGGCGGGTTTTAGAAACTCATTTGACTGGTCGGCCAAAACAGAAAATAATTAAACTTAAAATATACAGTTATGCTTACAATTTTAGGATTCTCAATGATCATTGTATTTATGTACCTGATCATGACCAAACGTTTGTTTCCGTTAACAGCGCTTATACTTATCCCTATACTTTTTGCCATTTTTGGTGGCTTTACAGCCGATCTTGGTTCTATAATCATGGAAGGTGTAAAAAATATTGCTCCCACCGGCATCATGCTCATTTTTGGTATACTGTTTTTCAGTATCATGATTGATGCAGGATTATTTGATCCGCTGGTAAACCTGATATTAAAGTTTGTAAAAGGCGACCCGGTTAAAATAGCTTTAGGAACAGCTTTCCTAACGGTATTGGTGTCGCTTGATGGCGATGGTGCGACTACCTACATGATCGTTGTAGCGGCAATGTTGCCATTGTATAAAAAACTGGGTATGAATCCGCTTGTACTCTCGTGTATTATCATGCTTGGTGGCGGGGTAATGAACATACTGCCTTGGGGTGGGCCTACGGCACGTGCGATGACCACCCTTAAAATGGATGCATCAGAACTGTTTATGCCTATGATACCAGTCATGGCAGGTGGTGTACTATGGGTAATATTTGCAGCATTCTGGCTTGGTCTCCGCGAAAAAAGAAGGATTGCCCGTGAAGGAGATATGAACAAGCATCTTATAAACGAGGAAGAAACTGTAATAGAGCGCGAGCTCAAAAGACCTGGTCTGATATGGTTTAATCTGCTGCTTACCATACTGCTGTTGGCTTCAATGATGTTTGATGTATTGCCGCTGGCCGTTTCCTTTATGATTGCATTTTGTATTGCACTGATCATCAATTATCCAAAAGTTGATGAACAGCAAAAAGTACTAAAATTACATGCAGGTAATGCCCTTTCAGTAGCATCGATGATATTTGCAGCAGGTATTTTTACCGGCATACTTTCCGGTACGGGAATGATGGATGCTATGGCAGCTTCGATGATTTCGGTGGTACCGGATACCTGGGGGAATGCTTTTCCTGTGCTAACAGCGGTAAGCAGTGCACCGTTGACTTTCTTTTTGAGTAACGATGCTTACTATTTTGGTATACTCCCTCTGATTACCGAAACGGGCTTACATTTGGGCGCTACAAAATTAGAAATAGGAGCGGCATCGCTCATAGGTCAGGGAGTTCATTTGTTAAGTCCGCTGGTACCTTCTACTTATCTTTTAGTAGGATTGGCTGGAGTTGAGTTTTCTGATCACGTAAAATTTACTATAAAATGGGCTTTGGGTTCATCACTCGCCATGCTCATAGCAGCATTGCTTATCGGGTTAATAACTTTTTAAAACTACCTTTGTAGAGCAACTTAATGAGTAAGGTTTAAAAAGATGAATACCACACCACAACATCCGGAGAGCAGCGGAATACCACAAAAGTATTTGAAAAATTTAGCAGCTTATGTTACTATAGCATTGCTGTTAGGAATTGCTGTAGGACACTATTATCCTGAAAAGGGTATTCAATTGGATTTTTTAGGCAGTGGATTTTTATATCTTATTGAACCGCTTATACAACCCATAATATTTTTAACCATTATTATAGGGGTAAGCAGTATTGGCAATCTTAAAAAAGTGGGTCGCGTAGGGCTTAAGGCGTTCGTTTATTTTGAAATAATAACGACTATTGCCATGATCATGGGGATAATGGCAGCGTTGTTTATAGAGCCCGGCAAGATCGAAAAAAGACTTATAGACGTAACTCTGCCCAAACATTTTACAGCTACCGAATCACTGGATAGCGGCTGGTTTAATTTTATAGTGCTTAACCGCCCCTTGGTATTGCTGCTGTTGGCTGTTGTAACAGGTGTTTTGCTTAGTCTTTCCCCAGGCAGAGCAAAGTATGTAGGGATCTTGCAGAAAATTATGACCTTTTTGTATAGGGTACTCCTGTATTTGTTTTTACTTATACCGGTTGCAGCTTTTGGCGGAATGGCTTATGCAGTATCGCGATTTGGTATACATAGTCTTTTGCCTTTGGGAAAACTGCTGGCTACGACTTACATCACAATGGCATCTTTTGTATTTATAGTATTGGGGCTTTTGCTGCGTTATTACAACATCAGCCTTTGGAAGTTTCTGAACTATATTAAAGAAGAACTGCTTATTGTTTTTAGTACATCATCATCCAGAACAGTGTTTCCTTTGATTGTTGCAAAGCTGGAACAGGCGGGGTGTGGTAAGGCTGTCGTAGGTCTTTCAATACCACTTGGTTATTCTTTTAACCTTGCAGGCGCATCTATATTTTTGCCTATATGTACGTTGTTTGTTGCGCAGTTGTTTAACATTCCGCTTACGTTTCGCGATATCATCACTATAGGGTTGGTTATCATGGTGACCTCAAAAGTAGCATCGGGAATACCGGGATCTGGTTTTGTAGCACTAACCATAACGTTTACAACACTTAATAAATTTCCGTTAGAAGGCTTGGCACTGCTTTTCAGTATTGATAAGTTTATGAACGAAGCCCGAACGATAACTAATTTTATAGGCAATGGAGCGGCTGTTATACTCCTTTCGAAATATGAAAATGACTTTGAACCCAATCCAGAAATAGACCTTTCCATAACAAAATAAACAAGCCATTAAGGCACCATACTTTAAAACAATACCATATGACTGATTTGATTACTACTTTTAATAGCCTTTGGCAAGATATTATTGCGCATCCAGGTACATCACTGGCAATTATTGGAAACCTTATTCTCATTGAGAGTCTACTCTCTGTAGATAATGCAGCCGTACTGGCTACGATGGTAATGGATTTGCCGGAAAACCAACGTGAGCGTGCGCTTAAATACGGTATTTGGGGCGCTTATATTTTTAGGGGTATTGCAATGGTATTTGCTTCGGCACTTATTGCTATTTGGTGGCTTAAACCTATTGGCGGACTTTATTTGCTCTATCTCGTATATTCTTGGTACAAAGACAAGCAGAAAGAAGGCAGTGAAGATGAAAAAGTAAATAAGGAGGGGAACTGGTTGTATCGTCTTACAGTGAATACGATAGGTCATTTTTGGGCTACAGTTTGCCTTGTGGAGCTTATGGATATGGCTTTTTCAATAGATAATGTATTTGCAGCGGTAGCCTTTACACCAAATATCATATTGGTATGTATTGGAGTATTTATAGGGATACTGGCGATGCGTTTTATAGCACAGAGATTTGTGAATCTTTTAGAAAAATATAAGTTTTTAGAAACCGCAGCTTTTGTAGTAATTGCCGTTTTAGGGATCAAGCTGGCCTTATCTTTATATGAACATTTTTATCCTGAAACAGCATTCAGTAAATTCTTAGGCAGCCATGCTGCAGATATTGGGATCTCGGCGCTTACCGTTGCCATATTTTTTGTGCCCATACTTACCAGTACTTTTTTTGATTTTCCAAAGAAAACTAAATCTGTTGTGAGATAAAAATTATTATTAATCTAAGAATTAAGATAATAAGTGCCATGAGGTAGTGTTGTATCATGCTTAGCCTCAACTAGACAAGATAGAGATCATGACTGCTAAACCCTACTCCTACAAAGTGACCTTTCAATGGTCTGCTAGCCGGGAATAGCACAAACCTTGCCTTGAAATTTAAAAAGAGATCGATCAAGTGTATCATTACGCCGCAAAGGATAACTTTGCGGCTTTGATAATGGCTAAAATTAAAGAGACTGCATAATCTTCTTCAATTGCAGACAAAGTTGGACCAATAGTACACCCTCAGGTCCATAATTAGGCAAAAACTATCTTTATTGAATTATCACCCAAAACCTAAGTATTCAACTAAAAGCAAAGTATTTTGATTTTATAATTTCATAAGTATTTCATTTCGAAATAATCAAATGCAGATTTGTATATAACCTTAGGTAGACAACCCAATATTGCGAATGTCACAATATTAACAAATTATTAAATGACAAAATTCAAAAATTAACAATTGAGGTTTATCATACATTTGTAAGGGTCTTCTTTAACAGTTGAAATTTTTATTATGAGTTCTAATTTAATTATAAGGTTACGTGCTGGTGATGATTCATGCTTTAAAGAAATATATGATTTATACCATTTTAAAGTATTTTGTTTTGTTAAAAAATACACCTCACAATTAGCAGATTCAGAAGATGTAACACAAAATGTTTTTATTCATCTTTGGAAATATCGTACCAAATTAGATCCCCAGGTAAGTCTTGAAGCTGTTCTGTTTAAGAGCTCTAAGCAGGAAATCTCCAGATGGTATAAGAAACAAAACCGAATATTTTCTGTTGAAGATGATGCGCTGATTCGGGAATTGGATAGTAAAACACAGTCTGAAGAAGAAGTGAGTTTACAGATGGAAAGAATTGAATATCTATTGGATAAAATTCCTGCTAAAAGAAGAAAAATATTCAGCCTGCACAAGTTTGAAGACCGCAGTTACAAGGAGATAGCTGAAGAAATGGATATGTCTCCGGGGGCTGTTGCCAACCAAATTTCTAAAACCTTACAATTTCTTAAGAAAAACTCGGTCCATAATCATGAACTCTACTGGTTTGCTTTATTCTTTGTATATCAGACAGAATTAGTATTGTAGATACATTCAAAATGTTTAAAACCCGTTGAGTGTAATTGATAAAAAAAATACTTACCCTATAGTCCCGATGCATCGGGATACGCCAATAAAAGAATATTAAAAAACATATTTCTTACACACAGTAATCTTTTGTGTATTTACAATAATTGAAATGCCTTTTCTGAAAGCGTTAAATAGATGCTTCTATGTGTCTAAAAATAATTTGCACCCAGTGGGTTATGTAAACCTTTTTAAGGTATTTGCGGATTGATTTTGTTCTAAACTCTTGTTGTTAAATCTTTATTCAGATTAAGAAAACGTTAATAGTAATACTGCTCCGTGATATTTGCCGAAGTGAGAATCTAATGTAGTTGAATTGATAGCTGTACGTAAATTTCAAATATTAAATGTTAACTCGAATGAAATCCAAAAGAATGAAAGAAGAATGGAATGTGATCCCCAACCGTGGTATACTTCCTGACAATATTGAGGCAAGAATGTGGAACAATATACGCAGGGTTACGATTGATAAATATAAAAAACTTTATAACTGGATGGCTGTGGCCTGTGCTGTATTTGTAATTTCAATTGGAAGCTATCAATTTTTGAACTTACCTAAAAAAGCGGATATTGAAATTACTTCAACAATTACATTTAAAAACGATATTCGACTGATAAGTTTGCCTGACGGAACAAGAGTATGGCTGAATGAAAACTCTCAACTGGAATACCCGGAACATTTTTCAGATAACGAAAGAAATGTGAGCTTAAAAGGAGAAGCTTTTTTTGAGGTAAAACGGGATCCTTCAAGACCATTTGTAATTACTTCAGGAGTTATAAAAACAACCGTTTTAGGAACTTCATTCAACATTAAAGCCTATAATGAAAAACAGCCTGAGGTAAATGTCAGAACCGGGAAAGTAAAAGTTGAAGGTGAAACGAATACCGTATTGTTGCTCAGAGGAGATAAAGCAGTTTATACTACGGTATCTTCTACCGTAAAAAAAGAAAAGACCGACATTCTGGAACCTGAATGGAAAAAAGCATTACTGTATGTTGACGGATTGACTCTGGAGCAGGTTTTAAGTAAATTAAAAGAAGAAAATGATTTTAAGGTAAATTATTTAGAAGAGGATTTAAAAAACCTCACTATTCAGGGTACGCTCGACAGCAGGCAGGGGATTTACGAAATGTTGCAGACTGTTGCATTTGCCTTAGAAATAAAAATCAGGTCTACCGGTAATAATACCTACTTGATCAGCAGGTAAAAAAATATACACCATTTTAATGCGATTTTTTGCAGCCTATAACTTTTGAAAAATAAGGTTTATAAGCAGCCGGGGATTTTTATGCCCAAACTTAAAAGATTTAACACGTACATCATATTCAAAAACAAATTCTAATAAACTAATAATTATCAATTATGAACAATGATTTTTCCAGGCAGTTTTCTTTTGTCTTATGGATTTTATTTTTTGGAGTTTTTCTCGGAACAAATACTATTTATGCGCAAACCGGAACTGTATCAGTTGATTTTAAAAATTCTTCGCCTCAAAAAATTATCGAGAATTTAAAATCACGCACACCTTACCAATTTATCTATCAAAAGGATTTAGATCTTAGTCTGCCTCTTATAACACTAAAAAAAGACAACGTTTCTATTGATGAAATTTTAAGTGATTTACAAAAAATGACCAATTTAAATTTTAGAAGAAACGAAAATAATATAGCTGTAAATAGTAAGGATGCGGACAAAAAAAAAAAGAAAGGAAAAATTACAGGTAAAGTTGTAGATACCAATGGACTTTCACTTCCGGGAGTTAACATAAAAGTAGTGGAGTTAAATTACGGAGTACAGTCTGATATTGATGGTAATTATATTTTAGAATTAGAACCTGGAGAATATACGATTGAAATCAGCGCTATCTCCTTTCAAACACAGAAAATTACAGGTGTAAAAGTAACGGAAGGAGGAGAAACACCTTTGGTTGTTTCCTTAAAAGAAGCCGCTCAATCACTCAAAGAAGTTGTAATTGTGCAAAATTACAAACAGGCGACAGCTTCAATTCAGGGATTATTGTTACAGCAAAAAAAAGCAGCACAGTTCTCCGATGGTATCTCAGCAGAACAAATTGCAAGAACACCGGACAGAGATGTGGCAAGTTCACTAAAACGGATTACAGGAGTAACGACCATTGATAACAAATATGTTGTAGTTCGTTCTATGGGAGAACGATGGAATCAGGCCGTTATGGACGGAATTACACTTCCCAGCACCGATGCCTATCAGCAAAACTTTTCTTTTGATATTATTCCAACCTCAATGGTGGAAAGTATTGTAGTCAGCAAATCAGCAACTCCGGACATGTACGCCAACTTTGCGGGTGGTTATGTAGAAATTAAAACAAAAGATATTCCTAAAGAAAACTTTAATAGTTTCTCGATAAGCACTTCATACAACAGCAGAAGTACTTTTAAAGAAAGGCTTACGAAGCAGGAAGGAGATTAC
This window harbors:
- a CDS encoding LytR/AlgR family response regulator transcription factor translates to MKQLQAVGVDDEYLALELIRNYCANTAGVNLLATFSNPQEAIIFLQQNEVDLLILDINMPGINGIELLQNTPNKPLCIFITAEEQHAAKAFELDVVDYLIKPISFERFEKAITKAKEYHHFIKSKDIAEDYIMFKSDYIVNKVKLDDIFWIEGFGEYLRIVSRYKNHMVLERMAKFEEMHRHLGFIRIHKSYLVLKNHVKSFNSRMVQLKDGRELPIGRTYKDNLKEI
- a CDS encoding sensor histidine kinase, which codes for MVLLINIIILLVAFRLLFEQKIIGSLMKKQWTNLIRFQHVLFFVIYTTFLVISTLYFIEMPFALYRILFIMAVNTVLYFVCYAYLVPAYYQTNKYPEYLLYALILFISTTLLRLLVEPEFSQEGDAVQDQPLFLISVYSSQSIVILVASFLGISRHKFLIEYDYLDLEVKKNETDLNLMKSKINPHFLLNTLNNIYAGSYNQHGNTTEAILQLSQLLQYVIYETDKKTIAIHKEFEMMKALAGLYQLKYNNTLNIVFELNDSEVQEQVEVPPSIYFTLFENALKHSGIGADKEAYIKVNFDKVEDTFVFRIENSVPDKIQFNNHNGYNGMGLVALKKILTMKYAENYQLFDELLNKTYFSTLKIKL
- a CDS encoding DUF2490 domain-containing protein, whose protein sequence is MIFSTKAVAQQDNFNMWLQYTMSAKLSEKYSFTALSQYRAYDLVMDSRLFLVSTYLERKLDHDLYPAVGYMFLVLQPYTSDTDKKLRYENRPFQQLTIKNKIGRTTLLHRYRVEERFLTNPDDFVVRLRYLLSLKIPLGKEEGKNLLYGILKNEIRMNVVKKDQFDSNRITAGLGINLGKQSAIELSFVNQVSPDDTSNYVLAGFRNSFDWSAKTENN
- a CDS encoding CitMHS family transporter, with the protein product MLTILGFSMIIVFMYLIMTKRLFPLTALILIPILFAIFGGFTADLGSIIMEGVKNIAPTGIMLIFGILFFSIMIDAGLFDPLVNLILKFVKGDPVKIALGTAFLTVLVSLDGDGATTYMIVVAAMLPLYKKLGMNPLVLSCIIMLGGGVMNILPWGGPTARAMTTLKMDASELFMPMIPVMAGGVLWVIFAAFWLGLREKRRIAREGDMNKHLINEEETVIERELKRPGLIWFNLLLTILLLASMMFDVLPLAVSFMIAFCIALIINYPKVDEQQKVLKLHAGNALSVASMIFAAGIFTGILSGTGMMDAMAASMISVVPDTWGNAFPVLTAVSSAPLTFFLSNDAYYFGILPLITETGLHLGATKLEIGAASLIGQGVHLLSPLVPSTYLLVGLAGVEFSDHVKFTIKWALGSSLAMLIAALLIGLITF
- a CDS encoding cation:dicarboxylate symporter family transporter, whose translation is MNTTPQHPESSGIPQKYLKNLAAYVTIALLLGIAVGHYYPEKGIQLDFLGSGFLYLIEPLIQPIIFLTIIIGVSSIGNLKKVGRVGLKAFVYFEIITTIAMIMGIMAALFIEPGKIEKRLIDVTLPKHFTATESLDSGWFNFIVLNRPLVLLLLAVVTGVLLSLSPGRAKYVGILQKIMTFLYRVLLYLFLLIPVAAFGGMAYAVSRFGIHSLLPLGKLLATTYITMASFVFIVLGLLLRYYNISLWKFLNYIKEELLIVFSTSSSRTVFPLIVAKLEQAGCGKAVVGLSIPLGYSFNLAGASIFLPICTLFVAQLFNIPLTFRDIITIGLVIMVTSKVASGIPGSGFVALTITFTTLNKFPLEGLALLFSIDKFMNEARTITNFIGNGAAVILLSKYENDFEPNPEIDLSITK
- a CDS encoding TerC family protein, with product MTDLITTFNSLWQDIIAHPGTSLAIIGNLILIESLLSVDNAAVLATMVMDLPENQRERALKYGIWGAYIFRGIAMVFASALIAIWWLKPIGGLYLLYLVYSWYKDKQKEGSEDEKVNKEGNWLYRLTVNTIGHFWATVCLVELMDMAFSIDNVFAAVAFTPNIILVCIGVFIGILAMRFIAQRFVNLLEKYKFLETAAFVVIAVLGIKLALSLYEHFYPETAFSKFLGSHAADIGISALTVAIFFVPILTSTFFDFPKKTKSVVR
- a CDS encoding RNA polymerase sigma factor, which produces MSSNLIIRLRAGDDSCFKEIYDLYHFKVFCFVKKYTSQLADSEDVTQNVFIHLWKYRTKLDPQVSLEAVLFKSSKQEISRWYKKQNRIFSVEDDALIRELDSKTQSEEEVSLQMERIEYLLDKIPAKRRKIFSLHKFEDRSYKEIAEEMDMSPGAVANQISKTLQFLKKNSVHNHELYWFALFFVYQTELVL
- a CDS encoding FecR family protein; this translates as MKSKRMKEEWNVIPNRGILPDNIEARMWNNIRRVTIDKYKKLYNWMAVACAVFVISIGSYQFLNLPKKADIEITSTITFKNDIRLISLPDGTRVWLNENSQLEYPEHFSDNERNVSLKGEAFFEVKRDPSRPFVITSGVIKTTVLGTSFNIKAYNEKQPEVNVRTGKVKVEGETNTVLLLRGDKAVYTTVSSTVKKEKTDILEPEWKKALLYVDGLTLEQVLSKLKEENDFKVNYLEEDLKNLTIQGTLDSRQGIYEMLQTVAFALEIKIRSTGNNTYLISR